A portion of the Cryptomeria japonica chromosome 5, Sugi_1.0, whole genome shotgun sequence genome contains these proteins:
- the LOC131875876 gene encoding ATP-dependent RNA helicase drs1-like, which produces MERIKGNNPTITRLFKKNWKKGKINIGGRKVEIYEGMITEVTGMPMEGRKFYRDRKLIEAAIKRFSKEDSKIVKLVKSSKTYYSSKVIKKASYVQHSITELSDSKDEFEKSDDSEDEGSYMEWEDDFNRDTSAKVTRKGKDKDMDSGASKNTARKGFKRKRRKLEEEDSWLEEDDEDDDGMETESKSATPLPKKKTRQSPVITNIRLEKEDGTSKTHSTLVDPNK; this is translated from the exons ATGGAGCGAATTAAAGGAAATAACCCTACCATTACCAGattattcaagaagaattggaagaaggGGAAAATTAATATAGGTGGaagaaaggtggaaatttatgaaggAATGATTACTGAAGTCACTGGGATGCCAATGGAGGGTAGAAAATTCTACAGGGATAGAAAGCTCATAGAGGCTGCTATTAAGCGATTCTCGAAGGAAGACTCTAAGATAGTCAAATTGGTGAAATCTAGCAAGACCTACTACTCGTCGAAGGTGATTAAAAAG gcctcCTATGTGCAACATTCTATCACTGAGCTTTCAGACTCAAAAGATGAGTTTGAAaaatcagatgacagtgaagatgaGGGGTCATATATGGAATGGGAAGATGATTTTAATAGGGATACCTCTGCTAAAGTTACTAGAAAggggaaggataaagatatggATTCTGGGGCAAGCAAAAATACTGCTAGAAAAGGGTttaagagaaagaggaggaagttgGAGGAGGAGGATAGTTGGctagaagaagatgatgaggatgatgatggtatGGAAACTGAAAGTAAAAGTGCTACCCCACTGCCTAAGAAGAAAACTAGGCAGAGTCCTGTTATTACTAATATCCGTCTGGAGAAGGAGGATGGTACCTCAAAGACCCACTCTACTCTAGTGGACCCTAATAAATAG